The genomic window TATACAAGCTGTACCCAATGGGCCTGTCAGTCCTGGCGGTGCAGGTAGCAAAAAGGGTAAAACTAACAAAGATATAACCAAGCTAAACCCCCGCTCGGAAGTTTCCGCTAAAATGTCGCCAAGAGTTAAGGGTTGTTTGGCTAACTTTTCTAATAGCGTTTTAATATCTTGGGAAAATCTTAGGTGCATTGGTAGAATAATTTACAGCAAAGAATCCGCTATTACTTAGCTTAAGTTAATTATTTTTATCTTGCTACTATATTTTTAACTTTGCTTGCAGCCTTGGTAATATTTTAAAACTATTGATAACCCTATTTTGAGGTAACTTTTGCTTCGTGCTGCTAACAGCAATTAAATTTCAATTATTTTGCAGAGATTTAAGATTATTAGATAGCCCATTTTTTTATGAATTTAAACAACTCTCCGAAATACCAACAGTGGCAAATACCCAATCACACAAAGATCGAAATCAGCGAGAGACAAAGCAAGTATTGTGTTTGTATTTTTGGAATTAATACCGGAGAAAAAATTAGAAAACAGTTGCAAAATATGCAAGCAATAGCGCAAGATATTGATGTAATTATTGCCGATGATGGCAGTACAAATGATGATTTGGCAATTGATTTTCTCAAAAGTGTTTCTGTCCGAACTTTATTAATTAAACAAAGCAAAGGTAGATTGAGCGCTCAAATGCGAATGGCTTTTGCCTATGCTATGTTACAAAACTATGAAGGAATTATTACTATTGATGGAAATAATCAAGACGATTTTACCGCTATTTATGATTTTATTCAAGGACTAGAACAAGGGGGCGATCATATTCAAGGTTCACGATTTATCAAAGGCGGAAAAGCAATTAATACTCCTTGGCATCGGTATTTAGCTATTCGTCTAATTCATGCTCCCTTGATTAGTATATCAGCAGGTTTTCGTTATACAGATACTACTAATATATTTTGTGCTTATAGTCGAAGATTATTACTAAACCCGCGCGTTGCACCTTTTCGGAATATTTTTAATGCTTATGAGTTGCCTTTCTATCTTGCTATTAGAGCCGTCAAATTAGGTTATTTGATTAAAGAATTGCCTGTAACTCGACGCTATCCAAACAAAGAATCTATATTAACTAAAATTAGTCCGATTAAAAACAATTTTTTGATCCTACAAGCTCTTTTTAAAGCTTGTTTACACCAATTTAATCCACCAGATACTGAATAAACAAGGCTACTAATGTTGTTAAATTAATATTTGCAAGGAGCAATTTTTTTTGTTACAACATTGCTACGATTAATATTTACTTCAAACTCCCATATTTAACAATCAGCAAACAATTTCTCCCATCGGCGCTGCGATCATAGACAACTCTATCCGCCAAACGCCGCAGCAAAAACCAACCATAACCACCTTCTTGCAGCGTACCCGGTTCTGGCTCTTTCAATACATTAGGATCGAACGGTTTACCTTTGTCCCAGATTCTAATTTCAAATCTATCACTCCACAAGCTCAAATCAATATCTATAGTTGTATCTGATGGTAAAGATTGATGAGCGTGACGCACCGCATTTGTAAAACCTTCCGCCAAAGCTAAGTTGAGGCGATAAAGTTCTCTTTCTGACCATAGTAGTTGAGATAGATGTTGTAGACAAAATTGCTCAAACCATTGTTGTACTTGGTTGAGAAACTCAAGATTGCTGTACACCGTCAAATGGTCTTGCTTTAACATAGCCTAGACCGCAGTTTAATTTAAAAAAAAGCAATAATTAGCCAACAGTTTAGAGCATATCGCCTTATTAAAATTGACACCTGTAAAATCTCGGTAGCCTAAAGCCAGCTAAGAAACTACAGGTGTCAACAAATAATTCTTGATAGCTAGATTAACCTAGAATAGCCCTAGGGTAAAGGACTTATCAATGGGGTATGTAGCCCCAATACCTAACCACAAGGTAATTATCGTGCCAATCATAAACACTGTGGTAGCGACGGGACGACGGAAAGGATTTTGAAACTTGTTAACGTTCTCGATGAACGGTACAGCAATTAACCCAATTGGTACAGAAGCCATCGCTAAAACTCCTAGCAGCTTACTAGGAACGGAGCGAAGAATCTGAAACACTGGATATAAATACCACTCAGGTAGAATTTCTAAGGGAGTTGCAAAGGGATTTGCTGGTTCGCCACTCATAACTGGGTCTAAAACCGATAAAGCAACAATGCAAGCCCCAGTTCCCAGAATTACTACCGGGAACATATATAACAAGTCATTGGGCCAAGCAGGTTCGCCATAATAGTTATGTCCCATACCTTGAGCCAGTTTTTCTAGTAACTTTGGATCGGTTAGATCCGGCTTTTTGAGAGTTCCCATCTTTTAAAGTGTTCTCCTTTTTAGAGTTGATCAAAGCAAATTGCTTAAATTACAAAGGCCCAGAAATGCCTTGCTTGCGAATCATCAAAAAGTGCAGCAACATAAAAACAGCAATCAACCAAGGCAATACAAAGGTATGAGCGCTGTAGTACCGAGTTAATGTTGCTTGACCTACACTAGAACCGCCACGTAAGAGATCCGCCATCAGCGTACCGACGACAGGAATTGCTTCGGGTACACCACTAACAATTTTTACAGCCCAGTACCCAACTTGATCCCAAGGTAAGGAATAACCCGTTACCCCAAAAGAGACGGTAATAACTGCCAAAATTACACCCGTTACCCAAGTTAATTCGCGGGGCTTTTTAAAGCCGCCAGTGAGGTAAACCCGGAAAGTGTGCAAAATCATCATTAACACCATCATGCTTGCAGACCAGCGATGAACAGAACGAATTAGCCAACCGAAGTTAACGTCATTCATTAGGTATTGTACGGAAGTGTAAGCTTCTGCAACTGTTGGTCTGTAGTAGAAAGTCATGGCGAACCCAGTGGCAAACTGGATCAAAAAGCAAGTTAAAGTGATGCCGCCAAAGCAGTAAAAAATGTTGACGTGGGGAGGCACATACTTATTGGTTACATCTTCAGCAAGCGCCTCAATTTCTAAGCGCTCCTCAAACCAGTCGTAAACGTTTGCCATACAATTAGTAAATTTCCTGAGAATGGATTACAGTTTTTAAGCTCCTCAAACTAAAATTAGTCGAAAGAGTCAGTTTTCTAAGGTTTGCACAACTTTTAGGCATCTCGCACTTTTTTTATTGTTGCTCAATGCAGTAGTTTTTGGTTGGCGATCGCTACTTGCTTTCCTTGAGGGTTGGCAGTTAGCTGAGTTTTTCTGCATTAGTTCTATAAAAAAAGTAACATAATCGAGAGGATGATTTCATACTTTTTACTGCCAATTGCGGCGAAGTTTGGGGGAGAAAGAGGGAAAATATTTAGATGAGCTTAAATTACAAACGAATTTTTCAAATTGGAATTTTACTAATACTGTCAATTTCTGTCGCCTTGAGCAGTTGGACATCCCCCGCCGTTGCCCTGACCAAAGAACAAAAGTTAGTCTCGGAAGCTTGGAGAATTGTTAACCGTACTTATTTAGACGATACTTTTAATCACCAAAATTGGGCATCCGTGCGGCAAAAAGTGCTTAAACAACCCTTAAATGACCAACAATCGGCTTTTGATGCTGTCCAAAAGATGATCGCTACGCTTGACGATCCTTTTACGCGGTTTTTGCGCCCAGAGCAGTATCGGAGTTTGCAAGTAAATACTTCCGGGGAATTGACGGGAGTAGGTTTACAAATTGCTTTGGATGTAAAAACTGGGGTGTTGGAAGTAGTCGCCCCCATTGCTGGATCTCCCGCCGATAAAGCTGGGATTCGCCCGCGCGATCGCATTACCCAAATTAATAGCACTCCCACTAGCCAAATTACCCTAGACGAGGCGGCGGCGAGGATGCGGGGCTTGATTGGCACTCATGTTTACTTGACGATTGAACGATCGGGGGAAGCAAGCAAGGAAATCGATCTAGTACGCGATCGCATTGCCCTAAATCCTGTAGTTACACAATTGCGGACTTCTGCCCAAAATGTTCCCATTGGCTACATCCGCCTAACTCAATTTAATGCCAATGCCACTAGCGAACTTGCTCATGCGATCAATAGCATGGAAAAGCAAGGCGCAGAAGCATATATTTTGGATTTACGCAACAATCCCGGCGGTTTATTGCAGTCTGGAATTGAAATTGCGCGGTTGTGGTTAGATAAAGGCACAGTAGTCTACACCGTCAATCGTCAAGGTATTCAAGGCAGTTTTGAGGCTTATGGCTCTCCCTTAACCCGCGATCCACTGGTAGTTTTAGTTAATCAAGGATCGGCTAGTGCTAGTGAAATTTTAGCTGGAGCGCTGCAAGACAATGGTAGAGCAACTTTGGTTGGAGAAACTACTTTTGGCAAAGGTTTAATTCAGTCTTTATTTGATTTATCCGACGGCGCAGGAATCGCGGTGACGGTGGCTAAATACGAAACTCCCAACCATCGGGATATTAACAAATTGGGTATAGCGCCCGATCGCCTAGTTAAATCTGAACCAATTAGCCGCGAACAAATCGCCACAGAGGCGGATGTCCAGTATACAGCCGCCGTAGAAGTGTTAACAAATACTTTAGAGGTAGCAAAAGCCGCTTAAAAACTAGAAAATCATTGGCAAATTCTTGAGCTTATCTAAATCTAACTGTGCTATTTGCTCATAAGCATTAGCGATTACTTTTTTTCCTCGCAAAAAACCAATATTTGCACCCGGACAAATATATGCCAAAGTTTCGGGTGTAAAAGTTTCCCTCAGTAGTTGCAGGCTGTTTATTTGCCAATGCCATTGAAAAGTTTTAGAAGTTCTCAATGGTACAGGTTGCCCTTGTTGATTTGGCAATAAATGCCGCCCCGTAAACAAAATACCGCCATTACTAGGATAATAAAGGCAGGAAGATCCAGGGGAATGCCCCGGAGTCCAAATTACTCGCCCATAGTTAAGGCTCATTTCTTGCCTAAAAGTCGTCACTTTGACTTTTGGCAACAAGTAAGCTTCTTGCTCTTGAATTAAAACTTCACAATTAAAAGCCTCTTGAATTGCTCTTGCCTTGCCAATACCGCCCCTATGAGTAATAAATAAAGTTTTTATTCCGCCGTGCGCCGTCAAAAATTCACAAGTTCGCGCCTCTACCGCCGGACAATCGAGCAAAATATTACCTTCTTTTTCTACAATAAGATAAGCCGTCCCTCCTAAAGTTTTAGAGTTGGGTGAAAAAGCATAAATATTATCTAATACAGATTGCGGTGGTTTGGGAGGACGGGTTGCCAAAATTGGCAAAGCATCAGTTGGATTAGTAGGAGGGGGAGGGCAAGAAGAATCTGAGTACACTGCTACCGTTATTAAAAAGCTTTGTTTTTTAATTATGAATACAGTCTATAAGTTTGGCATTCTCAAAACCTAATTAAACTTTATTTTAAATAGCATGATTATTGACTGGATTATTCTTTTACTTATGGCACTATTTACTTATTTAATAGTGCGGCGAAGCGTAACAGGAGTTACTACTACACCCGTTTGGCTGTTGTGGTTGGTGTTGATGATGCCTCCTTTTGTTTGGAGTTTGTGGATATTAGTTTATAGCGCAAAGCAGCTACCGCCGATAGAACTCTTAATAGGCATGAGTATATTAAGCATATTTTTCTACCTAAAACTGCATCAAAAAGGGCGAAAAAACTTAACGCCTACCCAAAAAGAACCATCTCCGGCGGTGGAATCACTGCCGGTAAAAGAAGTTGCCTCACCGCCATTGCCTTTACGACCTATTGATAAAACCGAAGAAACAAAGCTAAAAAATTGTTTTCCTTGGTCGATATTTTACGTAAACAATATTGAATACCGACCCCAAGCAATTATTTGTCGAGGACAGTTGCGAGAAAAATCTCCATCCCAGGCTTACGATCGCATTAAAGAAAACGTCCGCTTAGAGTTTGGCGATCGCTTTTTGGTGTTGTTTCAAGAAGATATGACCGGAAAGCCATTTTTTGCCTTAGTTCCCAATACTCAAGCTGCCGCAAATAAACGCAAAAATGATAAATTAACTCGTCCCGGTTTGGCGCTGGGACTATTAATAGCAACGATTTACACGACTACCTTAGTGGGAGTAGGCATTGCTAATACCAACAATATCGAGGCTTTGAGATCCAATCCAGAGATTTTACTAAGCGGCTTGCCTTATGGGATTTCTTTAATGACTATTTTGGGTATTCACGAACTAGGGCATTATCTAACAGCTAGATACTACAAAATCCGGGCAACACTACCCTACTTTATTCCTTTTCCCTTATTTTTAGGGACTTTTGGCGCGTTCATTCAAATGCGTAGCCCTGTACCCAACCGCAAAGCCTTATTTGACGTAAGTATTGCCGGGCCATTGGCAGGTTTTGTTGTGACTTTACCCTTGCTAATTTGGGGTTTGGCTCATTCTACAGTGGTATCGCTGCCCGAAAAAGCCGAACAAGTCTTGAATCCCAATGCTCTAGATCCCAACTACTCATTATTGTTAGCGCTGTTAAGTAAATTGACCTTGGGCATTCAATTAAGCGCCGACAGTGGCATAGATTTACACCCAGTTGCTGTAGCTGGGTTACTTGGTGCGATCGCCACAGCCTTGAATTTGATACCTGTAGGACAACTCGATGGCGGTCATATTATTCATGCCATGTTTGGACAACGCAACGGCATAGCAATCGGGCAAATTTCCCGATTTTTAATCCTAGGGTTAGCTTTACTCCAACCGGGTTTTTGGATCTGGGCAATTATCTTATTTTTTATGCCCGTTGCTGACGAACCAGCTTTAAATGATATTAGCGAACTAGATAATAAACGCGATATTTTGGGAATACTGGCGATGGCGTTGTTGGTGATAATTATCTTGCCAATGCCCGAACAACTCGCCCAATTATTAAATTAAAGGTTATTGATGGTAAAACCAATTCATGTAATCGGCGGCGGCATAGCGGGGACAGAAGCCGCGTGGCAAATTGCGGCGGCGGGAGTACCTGTAGTATTGCAGGAGATGCGCCCCCAAAGGGTTAGCCCCGCTCACCACTCCCAAGAATTGGCGGAATTGGTCTGTAGTAATTCCTTTGGGGCAATTTCGAGCGATCGCGCGGCGGGGTTGTTGCACGCCGAATTACGCCAACTCCATTCAATCATTATTTCTAAAGCCGACGAACACTCTGTACCCGCCGGAGGCGCACTAGCGGTAGATCGAGGCAAATTTAGCCACGACTTAACTACAACTTTGGCGGCACATCCCTTAATAGAACTGCGGCGGGGAGAAGTTGAGCAAATCCCACCGGGTATTGTAGTTTTAGCTACTGGCCCATTAACTAGCCCGCAACTAGCGGAGGATTTGCAGCGATTTACGGGGATGGAATACCTGAGTTTTTTTGATGCGGCAAGTCCCATTGTAGTAGGGGAATCAATTAACCTCGATCGCGCTTTTTTGGCTTCCCGTTACGATAAAGGTGACGCTGACTATCTCAATTGTCCGATGAACCGCGAACAGTATTTACACTTTCGCCAAGAACTATGTATTGCCGAACAAG from Synechocystis sp. PCC 7509 includes these protein-coding regions:
- a CDS encoding glycosyltransferase family 2 protein; the encoded protein is MQAIAQDIDVIIADDGSTNDDLAIDFLKSVSVRTLLIKQSKGRLSAQMRMAFAYAMLQNYEGIITIDGNNQDDFTAIYDFIQGLEQGGDHIQGSRFIKGGKAINTPWHRYLAIRLIHAPLISISAGFRYTDTTNIFCAYSRRLLLNPRVAPFRNIFNAYELPFYLAIRAVKLGYLIKELPVTRRYPNKESILTKISPIKNNFLILQALFKACLHQFNPPDTE
- a CDS encoding ATP-binding protein, with the translated sequence MLKQDHLTVYSNLEFLNQVQQWFEQFCLQHLSQLLWSERELYRLNLALAEGFTNAVRHAHQSLPSDTTIDIDLSLWSDRFEIRIWDKGKPFDPNVLKEPEPGTLQEGGYGWFLLRRLADRVVYDRSADGRNCLLIVKYGSLK
- the petD gene encoding cytochrome b6-f complex subunit IV — encoded protein: MGTLKKPDLTDPKLLEKLAQGMGHNYYGEPAWPNDLLYMFPVVILGTGACIVALSVLDPVMSGEPANPFATPLEILPEWYLYPVFQILRSVPSKLLGVLAMASVPIGLIAVPFIENVNKFQNPFRRPVATTVFMIGTIITLWLGIGATYPIDKSFTLGLF
- the petB gene encoding cytochrome b6, with the protein product MANVYDWFEERLEIEALAEDVTNKYVPPHVNIFYCFGGITLTCFLIQFATGFAMTFYYRPTVAEAYTSVQYLMNDVNFGWLIRSVHRWSASMMVLMMILHTFRVYLTGGFKKPRELTWVTGVILAVITVSFGVTGYSLPWDQVGYWAVKIVSGVPEAIPVVGTLMADLLRGGSSVGQATLTRYYSAHTFVLPWLIAVFMLLHFLMIRKQGISGPL
- the ctpA gene encoding carboxyl-terminal processing protease CtpA; the encoded protein is MSLNYKRIFQIGILLILSISVALSSWTSPAVALTKEQKLVSEAWRIVNRTYLDDTFNHQNWASVRQKVLKQPLNDQQSAFDAVQKMIATLDDPFTRFLRPEQYRSLQVNTSGELTGVGLQIALDVKTGVLEVVAPIAGSPADKAGIRPRDRITQINSTPTSQITLDEAAARMRGLIGTHVYLTIERSGEASKEIDLVRDRIALNPVVTQLRTSAQNVPIGYIRLTQFNANATSELAHAINSMEKQGAEAYILDLRNNPGGLLQSGIEIARLWLDKGTVVYTVNRQGIQGSFEAYGSPLTRDPLVVLVNQGSASASEILAGALQDNGRATLVGETTFGKGLIQSLFDLSDGAGIAVTVAKYETPNHRDINKLGIAPDRLVKSEPISREQIATEADVQYTAAVEVLTNTLEVAKAA
- a CDS encoding site-2 protease family protein, whose product is MIIDWIILLLMALFTYLIVRRSVTGVTTTPVWLLWLVLMMPPFVWSLWILVYSAKQLPPIELLIGMSILSIFFYLKLHQKGRKNLTPTQKEPSPAVESLPVKEVASPPLPLRPIDKTEETKLKNCFPWSIFYVNNIEYRPQAIICRGQLREKSPSQAYDRIKENVRLEFGDRFLVLFQEDMTGKPFFALVPNTQAAANKRKNDKLTRPGLALGLLIATIYTTTLVGVGIANTNNIEALRSNPEILLSGLPYGISLMTILGIHELGHYLTARYYKIRATLPYFIPFPLFLGTFGAFIQMRSPVPNRKALFDVSIAGPLAGFVVTLPLLIWGLAHSTVVSLPEKAEQVLNPNALDPNYSLLLALLSKLTLGIQLSADSGIDLHPVAVAGLLGAIATALNLIPVGQLDGGHIIHAMFGQRNGIAIGQISRFLILGLALLQPGFWIWAIILFFMPVADEPALNDISELDNKRDILGILAMALLVIIILPMPEQLAQLLN